The following are from one region of the Amycolatopsis sp. QT-25 genome:
- a CDS encoding glycosyltransferase family 2 protein, translating into MTSESRQLPEGAVVGVVVTRHRRELLADSLKVIAAQTRPVDHLVVVDNGPDKSARDVVEDFPLPVTYLPSHRNLGGAGGFALGMLHALSLGADWIWLADDDGRPADENVLAILLEEAEKRELAEISPVVTNIDAPDKLAFPLRRGLTWKRSSSELGTDFLPGIASLMNGALFRASTLDVVGVPDLRLFFRGDEVELHRRLVRSGLPFGTSLKTAYLHPDGSDEFKPMLGGRFHAQDPENEVKRYYTYRNRGYLLSQPGMRKIGALEVVRFGLYFVGVKRDPKAFLQWLKLVRQGRKEKFYRY; encoded by the coding sequence ATGACCAGCGAGAGCCGGCAGTTGCCCGAAGGCGCCGTCGTCGGCGTCGTCGTCACGCGCCATCGGCGGGAACTGCTCGCGGACTCGCTCAAGGTGATCGCCGCGCAGACGCGGCCGGTCGACCACCTCGTCGTGGTCGACAACGGGCCGGACAAGTCGGCGCGGGACGTCGTCGAGGACTTCCCGCTTCCGGTCACGTACCTGCCTTCGCACCGCAATCTCGGTGGCGCGGGCGGGTTCGCGCTCGGCATGCTGCACGCGCTCTCCCTCGGCGCGGACTGGATCTGGCTCGCCGACGACGACGGCCGTCCCGCCGACGAGAACGTGCTCGCGATCCTGCTGGAAGAGGCCGAAAAGCGGGAGCTGGCCGAGATCTCCCCGGTGGTGACCAACATTGACGCGCCGGACAAGCTCGCCTTCCCGTTGCGGCGCGGGCTGACCTGGAAGCGTTCGTCGTCGGAATTGGGCACGGACTTCCTGCCCGGCATCGCCTCGCTGATGAACGGCGCGTTGTTCCGCGCGTCCACTTTGGACGTCGTCGGGGTGCCCGATCTGCGGCTGTTCTTCCGCGGCGACGAGGTCGAACTGCACCGGCGTCTGGTGCGTTCGGGGCTGCCGTTCGGCACTTCGCTCAAGACCGCGTACCTGCATCCGGACGGCTCGGACGAGTTCAAGCCGATGCTGGGCGGCCGGTTCCACGCGCAGGACCCGGAGAACGAGGTCAAGCGCTACTACACCTACCGCAACCGCGGGTACCTGCTGTCGCAGCCGGGTATGCGCAAGATCGGCGCGCTCGAAGTGGTGCGGTTCGGGCTGTACTTCGTCGGGGTGAAGCGGGACCCGAAGGCGTTCCTGCAGTGGCTCAAGCTGGTGCGCCAGGGCCGCAAGGAGAAGTTCTACCGCTACTGA
- a CDS encoding ABC transporter ATP-binding protein: protein MVSIDVHNAYVDFPIFDAKTRSLKKRVLGKVGGKIGTESKVPIIEALHDVTLSLKQGDRVGLVGHNGAGKSTLLRLLSGIYEPTRGSAKISGKIAPVFDLGIGMDPEISGLENIIVRGLFLGMTAKQMEQRVDDIAEFTELGDYLQMPLRTYSTGMRVRLALGVVTSIDPEILILDEGIGAVDAAFLNKARDRLKDLVKRSGILVFASHSDEFLFELCDSAIWMDEGHVKQRGSLREVLTGYKGRDPFENMSKETLERFGVEPDPEPVSLTNGGQG from the coding sequence ATGGTCAGCATTGATGTGCACAACGCCTACGTCGACTTCCCGATCTTCGACGCGAAAACCCGCTCACTGAAGAAGCGGGTGCTGGGCAAGGTCGGCGGCAAGATCGGCACGGAGAGCAAGGTGCCGATCATCGAAGCCCTTCACGACGTGACGCTCTCGCTGAAACAAGGCGACCGCGTCGGCCTGGTCGGCCACAACGGTGCCGGGAAGTCGACCCTGCTGCGGCTGCTGTCCGGGATCTACGAGCCCACCCGCGGTTCGGCGAAGATCTCCGGCAAGATCGCGCCGGTCTTCGACCTCGGCATCGGCATGGACCCGGAGATCTCCGGGCTGGAGAACATCATCGTCCGCGGCCTGTTCCTCGGGATGACCGCGAAGCAGATGGAACAGCGTGTCGACGACATCGCGGAGTTCACCGAACTCGGCGACTACCTCCAGATGCCGCTGCGGACCTACTCGACCGGTATGCGGGTGCGCCTGGCGCTGGGCGTGGTCACCTCGATCGACCCGGAGATCCTGATCCTCGACGAGGGCATCGGCGCGGTCGACGCGGCGTTCCTCAACAAGGCGAGGGACCGGCTCAAGGATCTCGTGAAGCGGTCGGGCATCCTGGTGTTCGCCAGTCACTCGGACGAGTTCCTCTTCGAGCTCTGCGACTCCGCCATCTGGATGGACGAGGGGCACGTCAAGCAGCGCGGTTCGCTGCGCGAGGTGCTCACCGGCTACAAGGGCCGCGACCCGTTCGAGAACATGAGCAAGGAGACACTGGAGCGGTTCGGTGTCGAGCCCGACCCGGAGCCCGTGTCACTGACGAACGGTGGCCAAGGATGA
- a CDS encoding ABC transporter permease has translation MHATSTVHAPDGAAPTSVPPISDSKTFSRAFADIKTGFAAKELWGHLGWQDIKQRYRRSVIGPFWITISQGVIALGLGLLYSQLFNMPTATFLPYISTGFIIWGFISGCLSEGMETFISNEGLIKQLPAPLSVYVLRTVWRQTLMLTHNLIVYVIVIAVFFTSLNHQYTLNSGVCEPNFSGICHPGIGWYSLSAIPGFFMLALNAGWVTLLLGIISTRYRDIPQVVNSLIQLLFYMTPIVWPIDQLMAGGFKAANSGLLPYVYANPLFHFIQIVRAPLIGQAVSIWSWVVVGGITVVGWALALVAMRNYRSRVSYWV, from the coding sequence GTGCACGCCACCAGCACGGTTCACGCGCCCGACGGTGCTGCGCCGACCTCGGTTCCGCCGATTTCGGACAGCAAGACCTTTTCGCGCGCGTTCGCCGACATCAAGACCGGTTTCGCCGCCAAAGAGCTGTGGGGACACCTCGGCTGGCAGGACATCAAGCAGCGCTATCGCCGCTCGGTGATCGGCCCGTTCTGGATCACCATCAGCCAGGGGGTCATCGCGCTGGGCCTCGGACTGCTGTATTCGCAGTTGTTCAACATGCCGACGGCGACGTTCCTGCCCTACATCAGTACGGGCTTCATCATCTGGGGCTTCATCAGCGGCTGCTTGTCCGAGGGCATGGAGACCTTCATCTCCAACGAGGGGCTGATCAAACAGCTCCCGGCACCGCTTTCGGTGTACGTCCTGCGGACGGTCTGGCGCCAGACACTGATGCTGACGCACAACCTGATCGTCTATGTGATCGTCATCGCGGTCTTCTTCACCTCGCTCAACCACCAGTACACGCTGAACAGCGGTGTCTGCGAACCGAACTTCTCCGGGATCTGCCACCCCGGCATCGGCTGGTACTCCCTCAGCGCGATTCCCGGCTTCTTCATGCTCGCCCTGAACGCCGGCTGGGTCACCTTGCTGCTGGGGATCATCTCGACGCGCTACCGGGACATCCCGCAGGTGGTCAACTCACTGATCCAACTGCTCTTCTACATGACGCCGATCGTCTGGCCGATCGACCAGCTGATGGCCGGCGGCTTCAAGGCCGCCAACTCGGGCCTTCTGCCCTATGTCTATGCCAATCCCCTGTTCCACTTCATCCAGATCGTGCGGGCACCCCTGATCGGGCAGGCCGTCAGTATCTGGAGTTGGGTGGTCGTCGGTGGCATCACCGTCGTCGGCTGGGCTCTCGCGCTGGTCGCGATGCGTAATTACCGTTCCCGCGTCTCTTATTGGGTGTGA
- a CDS encoding GNAT family N-acetyltransferase, with protein sequence MSARKATEADAGLLLAWRNDPRTRQASRSTGVITLDEHSAWLRGVLASPDRELYVVESGGNPVGTVRFDREDDGVWEVSITLAPESRGRGLSGAVLAEGERAVTASRPVRVIVAAVHRDNAASAALFARAGYAETTPAVDGFRKLRKTVS encoded by the coding sequence GTGTCCGCCCGAAAGGCGACGGAAGCCGACGCGGGGCTGCTGCTCGCCTGGCGGAACGACCCTCGCACCCGTCAGGCGTCCCGGTCGACCGGCGTGATCACGCTCGACGAGCATTCCGCCTGGTTGCGCGGCGTGCTGGCGTCACCGGACAGGGAGCTGTACGTCGTCGAATCCGGCGGGAACCCGGTCGGCACCGTCCGGTTCGACCGCGAAGACGACGGTGTCTGGGAGGTCAGCATCACCCTCGCGCCGGAAAGCCGGGGCCGCGGCCTGTCGGGCGCGGTGCTGGCGGAAGGCGAACGGGCCGTGACCGCGAGCCGGCCCGTGCGGGTCATCGTGGCCGCGGTGCACCGGGACAACGCGGCGTCGGCCGCGCTCTTCGCCCGGGCGGGGTACGCCGAGACCACGCCTGCCGTCGACGGCTTCCGGAAGCTGCGTAAGACTGTGTCCTGA
- the pseI gene encoding pseudaminic acid synthase, with protein sequence MSAQEVRIGAHRIGAGHPPFVIAEMSGNHNGELERALEIVDAIAATGAQAVKLQTYRPDTITIDVDAPAFRVSDSHSLWGGENLYKLYERAHTPWEWHEPLFERARARGLEIFSSPFDPTAVDLLESLDAPAYKIASSEIVDLPLIELCAKTGKPLIISTGMANVAEIDAAVRTAREAGNDRLIVLGCTASYPASPSESNLRGLPVLAGVTGTLVGLSDHTPGIGAPLAAVALGAVAIEKHVTLARSDGGVDSEFSLEPAELAALVTESHRAWEALGAAVIGPRESEKEGLRLRRSLYVVEDVRAGDTVTRENVRSIRPAGGLAPAEIVNVLGRTFASDVPKGTALTWGLI encoded by the coding sequence ATGTCAGCACAGGAAGTCCGGATCGGCGCGCACCGCATCGGGGCCGGGCATCCGCCGTTCGTCATCGCCGAAATGTCCGGCAACCACAACGGTGAGCTGGAGCGGGCGCTCGAAATCGTCGACGCGATCGCCGCGACCGGCGCGCAGGCGGTCAAACTCCAGACCTACCGGCCGGACACGATCACCATCGACGTCGACGCCCCCGCTTTCCGCGTCAGCGACTCGCATTCGCTGTGGGGCGGCGAGAACCTCTACAAGCTCTACGAGCGCGCCCACACGCCGTGGGAGTGGCATGAGCCGTTGTTCGAGCGCGCCCGTGCCCGCGGTCTCGAGATCTTCTCCAGCCCGTTCGACCCCACCGCCGTCGACCTGCTGGAGTCACTGGACGCGCCCGCGTACAAGATCGCGTCGTCGGAGATCGTCGACCTGCCGCTGATCGAACTGTGCGCGAAGACCGGCAAACCGCTGATCATCTCGACCGGGATGGCCAACGTCGCCGAGATCGACGCGGCGGTCCGGACAGCGCGTGAGGCAGGCAACGACCGGCTGATCGTGCTCGGCTGCACCGCCAGCTACCCGGCGTCGCCCAGCGAGAGCAACCTGCGTGGCCTGCCGGTACTGGCGGGCGTGACCGGGACGCTCGTCGGCCTGTCCGACCACACGCCCGGCATCGGCGCCCCGCTGGCGGCCGTCGCGCTCGGCGCCGTCGCCATCGAGAAGCACGTGACCCTGGCCAGGAGCGACGGCGGTGTCGACTCGGAGTTCTCGCTGGAGCCCGCGGAACTGGCCGCGCTGGTCACCGAGTCGCACCGGGCCTGGGAAGCGCTGGGCGCGGCCGTGATCGGGCCGCGCGAGAGCGAGAAGGAAGGCTTGCGGTTGCGGCGTTCTCTGTACGTCGTCGAGGACGTGCGTGCCGGGGACACGGTGACGCGGGAGAACGTCCGCTCGATCCGGCCCGCCGGTGGGCTGGCGCCCGCCGAGATCGTGAACGTGCTCGGCCGCACCTTCGCCTCCGACGTCCCGAAGGGCACCGCGCTCACCTGGGGCCTGATCTAG
- a CDS encoding aminotransferase class I/II-fold pyridoxal phosphate-dependent enzyme has product MGDFLPYGRQSISDEDIAAVTEVLRGDWLTTGPAVTRFEADLAEHTGGTPAVAVTSGTAALHVAYAAAGIGTGDEVVTSPMTFVATAATAVLLGGKVVFADVEADTGNLDPAAASAAFTSRTKVVAAVDYAGHPAELDELGRIARENGALLLEDAAHSVGGSFHGRPVGSLADLTTFSFFPTKNLTTAEGGAVVAASDELVARARGFRNHGLVRDKAAQRYPEEGAWHQEVHGFGLNYRLPDVLCALGSSQLRRLAEFKRRRAEIHARYTAALSSLDGVLTPAVRGGADPVWHLYPLRVLEGRRRALFDHLRAKGIGVQVNYVPVYWHPVFEDLGYRRGMCPNAELYYRQELSLPLFPALTDADVDRVIDEVHAFFG; this is encoded by the coding sequence ATGGGTGACTTCCTGCCCTACGGCCGTCAGTCCATTTCGGACGAAGACATCGCCGCCGTCACCGAGGTGCTGCGCGGTGACTGGCTGACCACCGGCCCCGCCGTCACGCGCTTCGAAGCCGACCTCGCCGAGCACACCGGCGGCACGCCCGCGGTAGCCGTCACCTCGGGTACGGCGGCGCTGCACGTCGCGTACGCGGCGGCCGGGATCGGCACTGGTGACGAGGTCGTCACGTCACCGATGACCTTCGTGGCCACCGCCGCGACGGCGGTGCTGCTCGGCGGCAAGGTCGTGTTCGCCGACGTCGAGGCGGACACCGGCAACCTCGACCCGGCGGCGGCTTCGGCGGCCTTCACCTCACGGACCAAGGTCGTCGCGGCCGTGGACTACGCCGGCCACCCGGCGGAACTGGACGAACTCGGCCGCATCGCCCGCGAAAACGGCGCGCTGCTGCTGGAGGACGCCGCGCATTCCGTCGGCGGAAGCTTCCACGGCAGGCCGGTCGGCTCGCTCGCCGATCTCACGACGTTCTCCTTCTTCCCCACCAAGAACCTCACCACGGCCGAAGGCGGCGCGGTCGTCGCCGCTTCGGACGAGCTGGTGGCGCGGGCCCGCGGTTTCCGCAATCACGGGCTGGTGCGCGACAAGGCGGCGCAGCGCTATCCGGAAGAGGGCGCGTGGCATCAGGAGGTGCACGGGTTCGGCCTCAACTACCGGTTGCCGGATGTGTTGTGCGCCTTGGGAAGCAGCCAGCTGCGCAGGCTCGCCGAGTTCAAGAGGCGGCGCGCGGAGATCCATGCGCGCTACACCGCCGCACTGTCCTCTTTGGATGGAGTGCTGACGCCGGCCGTGCGCGGAGGCGCGGACCCGGTGTGGCACCTGTACCCGCTGCGAGTCCTCGAAGGACGCCGCCGTGCACTCTTCGATCACCTGCGCGCCAAGGGAATCGGCGTACAGGTCAACTACGTTCCCGTGTACTGGCATCCGGTGTTCGAGGACCTCGGTTACCGGCGCGGGATGTGCCCGAACGCGGAGCTGTACTACCGCCAGGAGCTTTCGCTGCCGCTGTTCCCCGCGCTGACCGACGCCGACGTGGACCGCGTCATCGACGAGGTCCACGCCTTCTTCGGCTAG
- the pseB gene encoding UDP-N-acetylglucosamine 4,6-dehydratase (inverting), which translates to MSELDGSSILLTGGTGSFGKAFLTYALAELNPRRLVVLSRDELKQYEARQQFDNDPRLRWFIGDIRDRRRLERAMHGVDYVVHAAALKQVDTGEYNPFEFVQTNVVGSQNVIEAAIDTGVKKVVALSTDKASSPINLYGATKLCADRMFISANHYAATHPTRFSVVRYGNVMGSRGSVIPFFRALAAKGESLPITHKEMTRFWITLPQAVQFVIDSFDQMNGGELYVPRIPSMRLVDLAQAIAPGSPMHEVGIRPGEKLHEEMIAPDDARRTVRLSDRYVVQPHIAGWGYEPPTGGEAVPENFAYRSDTNDLWLDADELRDLVEQYG; encoded by the coding sequence ATGTCCGAGCTGGATGGCTCCAGCATCCTGCTCACCGGCGGGACCGGTTCGTTCGGCAAGGCGTTCCTCACCTACGCCCTGGCCGAGCTGAACCCGCGACGGCTGGTCGTGCTCTCCCGCGACGAGCTCAAGCAGTACGAAGCCCGGCAGCAGTTCGACAACGACCCGCGGCTGCGCTGGTTCATCGGCGACATCCGGGACCGCCGCCGCCTCGAGCGCGCGATGCACGGCGTCGACTACGTGGTGCACGCCGCGGCGCTCAAGCAGGTCGACACGGGCGAGTACAACCCGTTCGAATTCGTGCAGACCAACGTCGTCGGCTCGCAGAACGTCATCGAGGCCGCGATCGACACGGGCGTCAAGAAGGTCGTCGCGCTGTCGACGGACAAGGCGTCCAGCCCGATCAACCTCTACGGCGCCACGAAGCTGTGCGCCGACCGGATGTTCATCAGCGCGAACCACTACGCCGCGACGCATCCGACCAGGTTCTCCGTGGTCCGCTACGGCAACGTGATGGGCTCGCGCGGCAGCGTGATCCCGTTCTTCCGCGCGCTCGCGGCCAAGGGCGAGTCGCTGCCGATCACGCACAAGGAGATGACCCGCTTCTGGATCACGCTGCCGCAGGCCGTGCAGTTCGTGATCGACTCGTTCGACCAGATGAACGGCGGCGAACTGTACGTGCCGCGCATCCCGAGCATGCGGCTGGTCGATCTCGCGCAGGCGATCGCACCCGGTTCGCCGATGCACGAGGTCGGCATCCGGCCCGGCGAGAAGCTGCACGAGGAGATGATCGCCCCCGACGACGCACGCCGGACCGTGCGGCTGAGCGACCGGTACGTCGTCCAGCCGCACATCGCGGGCTGGGGCTACGAGCCGCCGACCGGCGGCGAGGCCGTGCCGGAGAACTTCGCCTACCGCTCGGACACCAACGACCTGTGGCTGGACGCGGACGAGCTGCGCGACCTGGTCGAGCAGTATGGGTGA
- a CDS encoding glycosyltransferase family protein, protein MDPAPGAHVVNAVIQARASSTRLPGKVLRRMAGRSVLGWVIRAAAASPGIDDVVVATSTEADDDAVAEEAARHGALVTRGPLDDVLARFAVAVESYPADAVVRLTADCPLLDPGLIGQLVAQWRAQPSLDYLSTVLVRTLPRGFDAELVRTGVLVDQVETARGADREHVTSGIYANPERYSCAGIVVSPPADDLRVTLDTPEDWAVLEGIVAELGDRVGDWREVVSVLRARPELAKLNAHVEQKKVAR, encoded by the coding sequence ATGGATCCAGCCCCCGGGGCCCACGTGGTCAACGCCGTCATCCAGGCACGCGCGTCGTCCACCCGGCTTCCTGGCAAAGTCCTTCGCCGGATGGCGGGCCGGAGTGTGCTCGGCTGGGTCATCCGCGCGGCGGCGGCTTCGCCGGGGATCGACGACGTCGTGGTCGCGACCTCGACGGAGGCCGACGACGACGCGGTGGCCGAAGAGGCCGCCCGGCACGGTGCCCTGGTCACCAGGGGACCGCTCGACGACGTCCTCGCGCGCTTCGCGGTCGCTGTCGAGTCGTACCCCGCCGACGCCGTGGTCCGGCTCACCGCCGACTGCCCGCTGCTGGATCCCGGGCTCATCGGGCAGCTCGTGGCGCAGTGGCGCGCTCAGCCATCGCTGGACTACCTGAGCACCGTGCTGGTGCGCACCCTGCCGCGTGGCTTCGACGCCGAACTCGTGCGCACCGGGGTGCTCGTCGACCAGGTCGAAACCGCTCGCGGCGCCGATCGCGAGCATGTGACGTCGGGCATCTACGCGAACCCGGAGCGGTATTCCTGCGCCGGGATCGTCGTCAGCCCGCCCGCCGACGACCTGCGCGTGACCTTGGACACCCCCGAGGACTGGGCTGTCCTCGAAGGGATCGTGGCCGAACTGGGCGACCGCGTCGGCGACTGGCGTGAGGTGGTCTCCGTGCTGCGCGCACGACCGGAACTGGCGAAGCTCAACGCGCATGTCGAGCAGAAGAAGGTCGCCCGGTGA
- a CDS encoding spore coat protein, translating to MTRLLLRADASPTIGAGHVSRMVAYAERAVARGWEVVFSGRVDNAEWLAARFEELSVPVVPSVPFEGFDAVVVDHYGLGEVREEVNAAGALLVSIEDDVFGRRAADLVVDCAFEPGPRPEDGSAELLRGVRYAPLREAVVRAREKRSGQSTDGDRPRITVVLGGGAEWAETVSALLRALRDTRLPFEADVLVRGEPVVPEPMPGQEFRVAPPGPGLLDLLVETDLAISAAGVTLLELCCLGVPTAVVRLVPNQDAGYRAALGLGLAAGLGSADALDGQATGTLGSLLSDPAARNGLSGTSMALVDGRGVDRVLDRLEKTRVTG from the coding sequence GTGACCCGGCTGCTGCTCCGGGCCGACGCCTCGCCGACGATCGGTGCCGGCCACGTCTCGCGCATGGTCGCCTACGCCGAACGCGCCGTCGCGCGCGGCTGGGAGGTCGTGTTCTCGGGCCGGGTGGACAACGCCGAATGGCTCGCCGCCCGGTTCGAAGAGCTGTCGGTCCCGGTGGTGCCGTCCGTGCCCTTCGAGGGGTTCGACGCGGTGGTCGTCGACCACTACGGCCTCGGCGAAGTGCGCGAAGAGGTCAACGCCGCGGGCGCGCTGCTGGTGTCCATCGAGGACGACGTGTTCGGCAGGCGCGCGGCGGACCTGGTCGTCGATTGCGCCTTCGAGCCGGGGCCCCGCCCCGAGGACGGCTCGGCGGAGTTGCTGCGGGGTGTGCGCTACGCGCCGCTGAGGGAAGCCGTCGTGCGGGCGAGGGAAAAGCGCTCCGGGCAGAGCACGGATGGTGACCGACCGCGGATCACCGTCGTGCTGGGAGGCGGCGCGGAGTGGGCCGAAACGGTCAGCGCGCTCTTGCGCGCCCTTCGTGACACTCGGTTGCCTTTCGAAGCCGACGTGCTCGTCCGCGGTGAACCGGTCGTGCCCGAACCGATGCCAGGTCAGGAGTTCCGGGTCGCACCGCCCGGGCCAGGGCTGCTCGACCTGCTGGTGGAAACGGATCTGGCGATCAGCGCGGCCGGGGTGACCCTCCTCGAACTGTGCTGTCTCGGTGTGCCCACCGCGGTCGTCCGCCTGGTCCCGAACCAGGACGCGGGCTACCGAGCGGCACTCGGCCTCGGGCTGGCGGCCGGGCTGGGCAGCGCGGACGCGCTCGACGGCCAGGCCACCGGGACGCTCGGGAGCCTGTTGTCGGATCCGGCGGCGCGTAACGGTCTTTCCGGGACTTCGATGGCTCTGGTGGACGGGCGAGGAGTGGACCGGGTGCTGGACCGGCTGGAGAAGACGAGGGTGACGGGATGA
- a CDS encoding epoxide hydrolase family protein, which translates to MTLSPFTIDVPQRDLDDLAARLANTRWPDEIDGVGWGLGTPLGYLQELTEYWRLRYDWRAHEERLNGFPGFLMNIDGANVHFLHARSPEPDAIPLVLTHGWPGSIVEFLDVIGPLSDPRAYGGDPGDAFHVVVPSLPGFGFSGPTTDANWGTSRIADAWGELMSRLGYERFGLHGGDWGAIVSREVGVRCPERVIGAHLTMLPHAVPESEADLAGLTGEELARGEAALARGREFQTGELGYAMIQATKPQTLAYGLTDSPAGQLGWLVEKFKSYSDSRDVPEDAIDRDDLLTNVMLYWLTGTANSSSRIYAAPGPAWGEGPAKSTVPTGVAVFPKDTGLPIRRLAERTDDIVHWSTPDRGGHFPGLEVPDLLIEDLRTFFRLLR; encoded by the coding sequence ATGACCCTCTCACCGTTCACGATCGACGTTCCCCAGCGTGACCTCGACGACCTCGCCGCCCGCCTCGCGAACACGCGTTGGCCGGATGAGATCGACGGCGTCGGCTGGGGTCTCGGGACACCGCTCGGGTACCTCCAGGAACTCACCGAGTACTGGCGGCTCCGCTACGACTGGCGCGCCCACGAGGAACGCCTCAACGGGTTCCCCGGTTTCCTGATGAACATCGACGGCGCGAACGTGCACTTCCTGCACGCGCGGTCACCGGAGCCGGACGCGATCCCGCTGGTGCTCACGCACGGCTGGCCGGGGTCCATTGTGGAGTTCCTCGACGTCATCGGCCCGCTGTCCGACCCCCGCGCGTACGGCGGCGATCCCGGGGACGCGTTCCACGTCGTCGTTCCGTCGCTGCCGGGGTTCGGCTTCTCCGGGCCGACGACCGACGCGAACTGGGGCACCAGCCGGATCGCCGATGCCTGGGGAGAGCTGATGTCGCGCCTCGGGTACGAGCGGTTCGGGCTGCACGGCGGCGACTGGGGCGCGATCGTGTCGCGCGAAGTGGGCGTCCGGTGCCCCGAGCGGGTGATCGGCGCGCATCTGACGATGCTGCCGCACGCGGTGCCGGAATCCGAGGCCGATCTCGCGGGCCTCACCGGGGAAGAACTCGCGCGGGGCGAGGCGGCGCTGGCGCGCGGGCGGGAGTTCCAGACCGGCGAGCTGGGATACGCGATGATCCAGGCGACCAAACCGCAAACGCTTGCCTACGGGCTCACCGACTCACCGGCCGGGCAGCTCGGGTGGCTGGTGGAGAAGTTCAAGTCCTATTCGGACTCCCGTGACGTCCCGGAAGACGCCATCGATCGCGACGACCTGCTCACCAACGTGATGCTCTACTGGCTCACCGGGACCGCGAACTCGTCTTCGCGGATCTACGCCGCGCCGGGCCCGGCTTGGGGCGAGGGACCGGCGAAGTCCACAGTGCCCACCGGGGTGGCTGTGTTCCCGAAGGACACCGGCCTGCCGATCCGGCGGCTCGCCGAGCGCACCGACGACATCGTGCACTGGTCCACCCCGGACCGCGGAGGTCACTTCCCGGGGCTGGAGGTGCCGGACCTGCTCATCGAGGACCTGCGGACGTTCTTCCGCCTGCTGCGCTGA